The Mycolicibacterium boenickei genome has a segment encoding these proteins:
- a CDS encoding cupin domain-containing protein yields the protein MEKISLTAIARQQLASARTANSGRSAHTVYGGHEHQLRQTLIAMTAGTGLDEHESPGEATLQVIEGRVKLANSEASWEGSPGDHIVIPRTRHSLHALEDSVVLLTVVKAMGPHT from the coding sequence ATGGAGAAGATCTCGCTCACCGCGATCGCCCGTCAGCAGTTGGCCTCAGCCCGCACGGCCAATAGCGGACGCAGTGCTCACACCGTCTACGGCGGGCATGAGCACCAGCTGCGCCAGACCCTGATCGCGATGACCGCGGGCACCGGGCTCGACGAGCATGAGAGCCCGGGTGAAGCGACGCTCCAGGTGATCGAGGGCCGGGTCAAGCTGGCCAACTCCGAGGCCAGCTGGGAAGGTTCGCCCGGCGATCACATCGTGATTCCGCGGACGCGGCACAGCCTGCACGCGCTCGAGGATTCGGTGGTGCTGCTGACCGTCGTCAAGGCCATGGGGCCGCACACCTGA
- the moaC gene encoding cyclic pyranopterin monophosphate synthase MoaC: MGLSHLDESGAAHMVDVSAKDVTKRTASAVGTLHTRPDVVALIASGGLPKGDALATARVAGIMAAKRTPELIPLCHQLALTGVDVDFDIRDAAVAITATVRSTDRTGVEMEALTAVSVAALTLYDMIKAVDPAARIDDIKVVRKEGGKTGLWERTTQ, translated from the coding sequence GTGGGACTGTCGCACCTCGACGAGTCTGGCGCGGCACACATGGTCGACGTCTCGGCCAAGGACGTCACCAAACGCACCGCGTCGGCCGTGGGCACCCTGCACACGCGGCCGGACGTGGTGGCCCTGATCGCCTCGGGCGGCCTGCCCAAGGGCGATGCCCTGGCCACCGCGCGGGTGGCCGGAATCATGGCCGCCAAGCGGACTCCCGAGCTGATCCCGCTGTGCCATCAGCTGGCGCTGACCGGCGTCGACGTGGATTTCGACATCCGCGATGCCGCGGTGGCCATCACCGCCACCGTGCGCAGCACCGACCGCACCGGCGTCGAGATGGAAGCTTTGACCGCGGTGAGCGTCGCCGCCCTGACGCTGTACGACATGATCAAGGCCGTCGACCCCGCCGCACGCATCGACGACATCAAAGTGGTGCGCAAAGAAGGCGGTAAAACGGGATTGTGGGAAAGAACAACACAGTGA
- a CDS encoding MoaD/ThiS family protein yields the protein MTEHTVAVTVRYFAAAAAAAGVDTETLDLAKDSTIATLVEHLSGRDAELARVLKRCSYLSDGMAVRDMDKPVSTHQTIDVLPPFAGG from the coding sequence ATGACCGAGCACACCGTGGCCGTGACGGTCCGTTATTTCGCCGCTGCAGCCGCCGCGGCCGGAGTTGATACGGAAACGTTAGATTTAGCAAAGGATTCCACGATCGCGACGCTCGTCGAGCATCTCAGCGGTCGCGACGCCGAGCTCGCGCGAGTGCTAAAGCGCTGCTCATACCTGTCGGACGGGATGGCGGTCCGCGATATGGACAAGCCGGTATCAACGCATCAGACCATCGATGTGTTACCGCCCTTCGCCGGCGGCTAA
- a CDS encoding VOC family protein translates to MTVLRVMPVLTVSDLATTAAVYTQTLGLTEVMNHGWIVTLADAELRHQVSLMTKDATAPVNPSVSIEVDDVDAAYAAAVEAGVEIVHPLSDEEWGVRRFFFADAAGNVVNVLTHR, encoded by the coding sequence ATGACCGTGCTGCGGGTGATGCCGGTACTCACGGTGTCGGACCTCGCCACGACCGCAGCGGTGTACACCCAGACGCTGGGCCTGACCGAGGTGATGAACCACGGCTGGATCGTCACCCTGGCCGATGCCGAGCTTCGGCATCAGGTCAGCCTGATGACCAAGGACGCCACCGCACCGGTGAATCCGTCGGTGTCGATCGAAGTCGACGACGTCGACGCCGCGTATGCCGCCGCGGTCGAGGCCGGCGTGGAGATCGTGCATCCGCTCAGCGACGAGGAGTGGGGTGTACGGCGGTTCTTCTTCGCCGACGCGGCGGGCAACGTGGTCAACGTGCTGACCCACCGCTGA
- a CDS encoding DNA repair helicase XPB, which yields MTDGPLIVQSDKTVLLEVDHEQAGAARAAIAPFAELERAPEHVHTYRITPLALWNARAAGHDAEQVVDALVSFSRYPVPQPLLVDIVDTMARYGRLQLIKHPAHGLTLVSLDRAVLEEVLRNKKIAPMLGARIDDDTVIVHNSERGRVKQMLLKIGWPAEDLAGYVDGEAHPIELAQDGWQLRDYQEMAADSFWAGGSGVVVLPCGAGKTLVGAAAMAKAGATTLILVTNTVAGRQWKRELVARTSLTEDEIGEYSGEKKEIRPVTIATYQVITRRTKGEYKHLELFDSRDWGLIIYDEVHLLPAPVFRMTADLQSRRRLGLTATLIREDGREGDVFSLIGPKRYDAPWKDIEAQGWIAPAECIEVRVTMTDNERMLYATAEPEERYKLCSTVHTKIAVVRSILERHPGEPTLVIGAYLDQLEELGEELNAPVIQGSTKNSEREALFDAFRRGEISTLVVSKVANFSIDLPEASVAVQVSGTFGSRQEEAQRLGRLLRPKASGGGAVFYSVVSRDSLDAEYAAHRQRFLAEQGYGYVIKDADDLLGPAI from the coding sequence ATGACCGACGGCCCACTGATCGTGCAGTCCGACAAGACGGTGCTGCTCGAGGTCGACCATGAGCAGGCCGGGGCGGCCCGCGCCGCGATCGCGCCGTTCGCCGAGCTCGAACGCGCCCCCGAGCACGTACACACCTACCGCATCACGCCGCTGGCGCTGTGGAACGCCCGTGCCGCCGGCCACGACGCCGAGCAGGTGGTCGACGCGCTGGTCAGCTTCTCGCGCTACCCCGTACCGCAGCCACTGCTGGTCGACATCGTCGACACCATGGCCCGCTACGGGCGGCTGCAGCTGATCAAGCACCCGGCGCACGGGTTGACATTGGTCAGCCTGGACCGGGCGGTGCTCGAGGAGGTGCTGCGCAACAAGAAGATCGCCCCGATGCTGGGCGCACGCATCGACGACGACACCGTGATCGTGCACAACAGCGAGCGCGGCCGGGTCAAGCAGATGCTGCTCAAGATCGGCTGGCCGGCCGAGGACCTGGCCGGTTATGTCGACGGCGAGGCGCATCCGATCGAGCTGGCCCAGGACGGCTGGCAGCTGCGCGACTACCAGGAGATGGCCGCCGACTCGTTCTGGGCGGGCGGCTCCGGTGTGGTGGTGCTGCCCTGCGGCGCCGGTAAGACTCTGGTCGGTGCGGCCGCGATGGCCAAGGCCGGAGCGACGACGCTGATCCTGGTCACCAACACCGTGGCCGGGCGGCAGTGGAAGCGCGAGCTGGTGGCCCGCACCTCGCTGACCGAGGACGAGATCGGCGAGTACTCGGGTGAGAAGAAGGAGATCCGCCCGGTCACCATCGCGACGTACCAGGTGATCACCCGCCGCACCAAAGGCGAGTACAAGCATCTCGAACTGTTCGACAGCCGCGACTGGGGCCTGATCATCTACGACGAGGTGCACCTGCTGCCGGCACCGGTGTTCCGGATGACCGCCGACCTGCAGTCCCGGCGACGGCTGGGCCTGACGGCGACGCTGATCCGCGAGGACGGCCGCGAGGGCGACGTGTTCTCTCTGATCGGGCCCAAGCGCTACGACGCACCTTGGAAGGACATCGAGGCGCAAGGTTGGATCGCTCCCGCCGAGTGCATCGAGGTGCGGGTGACGATGACCGACAACGAGCGGATGCTGTACGCCACCGCCGAACCCGAGGAGCGCTACAAGCTGTGCTCGACGGTGCACACCAAGATCGCGGTGGTCCGCTCGATCCTGGAGCGCCACCCCGGTGAGCCGACGCTGGTGATCGGCGCCTACCTGGATCAGCTGGAGGAGCTGGGCGAGGAACTCAACGCCCCGGTGATCCAGGGGTCGACGAAGAACTCCGAGCGCGAGGCCCTGTTCGACGCGTTCCGCCGCGGCGAGATCTCCACTCTGGTGGTCAGCAAGGTGGCGAACTTCTCCATCGACCTTCCGGAAGCGTCTGTCGCCGTTCAGGTTTCGGGCACATTCGGCTCCCGCCAGGAGGAGGCACAGCGGCTGGGCCGGCTGTTGCGACCCAAGGCCAGCGGCGGCGGGGCGGTGTTCTACTCGGTGGTCTCGCGCGATTCACTGGACGCGGAGTACGCCGCGCACCGGCAGCGCTTCCTGGCCGAGCAGGGCTACGGCTACGTGATCAAGGACGCCGACGACCTGCTGGGCCCGGCGATATGA
- a CDS encoding molybdenum cofactor biosynthesis protein MoaE, translating into MSATVVRVELTETPISLTEYEALVAHEAAGAVVGFSGVVRDHDGGRSVTRLDYSAHPNALQTLQEVAAEVAAQATGVRAIAVSHRIGTLHIGDAALVAAVAADHRRAAFETCAHLVDTVKERLPVWKHQYFSDGTDEWVGSA; encoded by the coding sequence ATGAGCGCAACCGTCGTACGTGTCGAACTGACCGAGACGCCGATCTCGCTGACCGAGTACGAGGCACTGGTGGCTCATGAGGCGGCCGGCGCGGTGGTCGGGTTCTCGGGGGTGGTGCGCGATCACGACGGCGGCCGCTCGGTCACCCGGCTCGACTATTCCGCGCACCCCAACGCTCTTCAAACCTTGCAGGAGGTGGCCGCCGAGGTGGCCGCGCAGGCCACCGGCGTGCGCGCGATCGCGGTCAGTCACCGCATCGGAACCCTGCATATAGGAGACGCCGCCCTGGTGGCCGCTGTGGCAGCGGACCATCGCAGAGCGGCGTTCGAAACCTGTGCCCACCTCGTCGACACCGTCAAAGAGCGGCTACCGGTGTGGAAACACCAGTACTTCTCCGACGGCACCGACGAGTGGGTCGGTTCGGCCTGA
- a CDS encoding MogA/MoaB family molybdenum cofactor biosynthesis protein, which translates to MTRSARVIIASTRAAAGVYDDRTGPLIVSWLSDRGYDVTEQVVVADGHAVGDALRAALSERVDLIITSGGTGISPTDATPESTMSVLDYQIPGLADAIRRAGAHKVPTAVLSRGVCGVAGRTLIVNLPGSPGGVKDGLGVLAGVLEHALDQLSGMDHPSHR; encoded by the coding sequence GTGACGCGTTCGGCGCGGGTCATCATCGCCTCTACCCGTGCCGCAGCAGGGGTGTACGACGACCGGACCGGCCCCCTCATCGTCAGCTGGCTCTCCGACCGCGGATACGACGTCACCGAGCAGGTGGTGGTCGCCGACGGACACGCCGTGGGCGATGCCCTACGCGCGGCCCTGTCGGAGCGCGTCGACCTGATCATCACCTCCGGGGGCACCGGTATCTCACCGACCGACGCGACCCCGGAATCCACCATGTCGGTGCTCGACTATCAGATTCCCGGGCTGGCCGATGCCATCCGGCGGGCCGGCGCGCACAAGGTGCCCACCGCGGTGTTGTCCCGTGGCGTATGCGGCGTCGCCGGGCGCACCCTGATCGTCAACCTGCCCGGGTCGCCCGGCGGGGTGAAGGACGGGCTGGGCGTACTGGCCGGAGTGCTGGAGCATGCCCTGGACCAGCTCAGTGGAATGGACCATCCGTCGCACCGATGA
- a CDS encoding YccF domain-containing protein, with translation MRVILNIIWLIFGGLWLALGYLLAALICFVLIITIPFGFASLRIASYALWPFGRTIVDKPGTRPGALVGNIIWIILFGWWLALGHLVSAVAMAVTIIGIPLALADLKMIPVSLVPLGKDIVPVDSLKAAV, from the coding sequence ATGCGAGTGATTCTGAACATCATCTGGTTGATCTTCGGCGGCCTGTGGCTGGCGCTGGGATACCTGCTGGCCGCCCTGATCTGCTTCGTGCTGATCATCACGATCCCGTTCGGGTTCGCCTCGCTGCGCATCGCCTCCTATGCCCTGTGGCCGTTCGGCCGCACCATCGTCGACAAGCCAGGGACCCGGCCCGGTGCGCTGGTCGGCAACATCATCTGGATCATCCTGTTCGGCTGGTGGCTGGCGCTCGGCCATCTGGTGAGCGCGGTGGCCATGGCCGTCACGATCATCGGAATCCCGTTGGCGCTGGCCGATCTCAAGATGATCCCGGTCTCGCTGGTGCCACTGGGCAAGGACATCGTCCCGGTCGACTCGCTGAAGGCCGCGGTATGA
- the moaA gene encoding GTP 3',8-cyclase MoaA, translating into MTLTPLGLPSIHRPAPPLGPAPTTGPLVDTYGRAATDLRVSLTDKCNLRCTYCMPAEGLDWLPGEALLSAEELSRLLRIAVTRLGITSVRFTGGEPLVTRHLEDVVAAAAALQPRPEITLTTNGIGLARRAAGLKQAGLNRINVSLDSVDATHFARITRRDRLADVLDGLAAAKAAGLEPVKVNAVLDPISGLDDVVNLLGYCLDHGYQLRIIEQMPLDAGHTWQRGTVIDAEAILTTLGRHFDLRPDPKPRGSAPAELWQVSASTDHPAGTVGVIASVSHAFCSACDRTRLTADGQVRSCLFSTEESDLRGLLRGGADDDAIEAAWRTAMWAKPAGHGINDPDFVQPVRPMSAIGG; encoded by the coding sequence ATGACCCTGACCCCGCTCGGGCTGCCTTCGATACACCGCCCCGCCCCGCCTCTCGGCCCAGCGCCGACGACGGGGCCGCTGGTCGACACCTACGGCCGTGCCGCCACCGACCTGCGGGTCTCGCTGACCGACAAGTGCAATTTGCGCTGCACCTACTGCATGCCGGCCGAGGGGCTGGACTGGTTGCCCGGCGAGGCGCTGCTGAGCGCCGAGGAACTGAGCCGGCTGTTGCGCATCGCCGTCACCCGGCTCGGCATCACCAGCGTGCGGTTCACCGGTGGCGAACCGTTGGTGACCCGCCATCTGGAGGATGTGGTGGCCGCCGCGGCAGCGCTGCAGCCACGGCCGGAGATCACCCTGACCACCAACGGCATCGGGCTGGCCCGGCGCGCAGCCGGCCTCAAGCAGGCCGGGCTGAACCGGATCAACGTGTCGCTGGACAGCGTCGATGCCACCCACTTCGCCCGCATCACCCGCCGGGACCGGCTGGCCGACGTGCTCGACGGCCTGGCGGCCGCCAAGGCGGCCGGGCTGGAGCCGGTGAAGGTCAACGCGGTGCTCGATCCCATCTCGGGTCTCGACGACGTGGTGAACCTGCTCGGCTACTGCCTGGATCACGGATATCAGCTGCGGATCATCGAGCAGATGCCACTGGACGCCGGGCACACCTGGCAGCGCGGCACCGTGATCGACGCCGAGGCCATCCTGACCACCCTGGGCCGCCACTTCGACCTGCGGCCCGATCCGAAGCCGCGCGGCTCCGCGCCGGCCGAGCTGTGGCAGGTCTCCGCGAGCACCGACCACCCGGCAGGCACCGTCGGGGTGATCGCCTCGGTGTCGCACGCCTTCTGCTCGGCCTGTGACCGCACCAGGCTGACCGCCGACGGCCAGGTCCGCAGCTGCCTGTTCTCCACGGAGGAGAGCGATCTGCGCGGGCTGCTGCGCGGGGGCGCCGACGACGACGCCATCGAAGCAGCCTGGCGGACGGCGATGTGGGCCAAGCCCGCCGGGCACGGCATCAACGACCCGGACTTCGTGCAACCCGTGCGCCCGATGAGCGCGATCGGCGGCTAG
- a CDS encoding cold-shock protein, which produces MPTGKVKWYDAEKGFGFVSQEDGEDVYVRSSALPAGVEGLKAGQRVEFGVAAGRRGPQALSLKLIDPPPSLSRARREAERPEHKHTPDELHGMVSDMITLLEDIVQPELRKGRYPDRKVARRVSEVVKAVAQELDA; this is translated from the coding sequence GTGCCGACCGGCAAGGTGAAGTGGTACGACGCCGAAAAGGGCTTCGGCTTTGTGTCCCAGGAGGACGGTGAGGACGTCTATGTGCGGTCCTCGGCGTTGCCCGCGGGTGTCGAAGGCCTCAAGGCCGGTCAACGTGTCGAGTTCGGCGTCGCCGCAGGCCGTCGTGGCCCGCAGGCGTTGAGCCTCAAGCTCATCGACCCGCCGCCGAGCCTGAGCCGGGCCCGGCGCGAGGCCGAGCGTCCCGAGCACAAGCACACTCCCGACGAGCTGCACGGCATGGTCTCGGACATGATCACGCTGCTCGAGGACATCGTGCAGCCCGAGCTGCGCAAGGGCCGCTACCCCGACCGCAAGGTCGCGCGCCGGGTGTCCGAGGTGGTCAAGGCCGTCGCGCAGGAGCTCGACGCCTAG
- a CDS encoding alpha/beta hydrolase encodes MLMAADQVPPAYRGVSLLHGWLPPALQALAAVALLAAIGWRNRRWRMILLPCAIAVGVGLTVWARWFVRSQGLAGDPAPAALWIWIGLTGLAVAVLALGWRGSHWRRRTAAVAAVPLCLLSVGVAVNLWVGYFPTVTALWNEVTAGPLPGETDLATALDQRRRGDIPSHGELVSVTIPPDESGFKHRDELVYLPPAWFAASAPQLPVVMMIAGEFNTPADWARSGNAIATIDNFAADHGGTTPVFVFVDVGGSFNNDTECVNGPRGNVADHLTKDVPPFMTGNFGVRDAGWGVVGWSMGGTCAVDLTVMHPELFSSFVDIAGDIGPNAGTKDQTIARLYGGDAAAWSTYDPATVIDEHGRYQGVSGWFVISSDAPKKRGSHPANPDAVGLGGQDAGGNPGDQTEAAHTLCDLGRRHGISCAITAVPGKHDWPFAEQVLTTTLPWLAGAVGTPGVPQVPLPSGGAPPPAPTGAAPR; translated from the coding sequence ATGTTGATGGCAGCGGACCAGGTGCCCCCGGCATACCGAGGAGTGTCGCTGCTGCACGGGTGGCTGCCCCCGGCGTTGCAGGCGCTGGCGGCCGTGGCGTTGCTCGCGGCGATCGGATGGCGCAACCGGCGCTGGCGCATGATCTTGCTGCCGTGTGCGATCGCCGTCGGAGTGGGCCTGACGGTGTGGGCCCGTTGGTTCGTCCGTTCGCAGGGGCTGGCCGGCGATCCGGCACCCGCGGCACTGTGGATCTGGATCGGGCTGACCGGATTGGCCGTGGCCGTGCTGGCACTGGGCTGGCGCGGCAGCCACTGGCGCCGGCGGACCGCCGCGGTGGCCGCGGTGCCGTTGTGCCTGCTGAGCGTGGGCGTCGCGGTCAACCTGTGGGTCGGCTACTTCCCCACGGTCACGGCGCTGTGGAACGAGGTGACAGCGGGCCCGCTGCCCGGCGAGACCGATCTGGCCACCGCGCTCGACCAACGCCGACGAGGTGACATCCCGTCCCACGGTGAGCTGGTGTCGGTCACCATTCCGCCTGACGAATCCGGCTTCAAACACCGCGACGAACTCGTGTACCTGCCGCCGGCCTGGTTCGCGGCGTCGGCGCCCCAGCTTCCCGTGGTGATGATGATCGCCGGGGAGTTCAACACCCCGGCCGACTGGGCACGCAGCGGCAACGCGATCGCCACGATCGACAACTTCGCAGCCGACCACGGCGGCACTACCCCGGTATTCGTCTTCGTCGACGTCGGCGGCTCCTTCAACAACGACACCGAATGTGTGAACGGACCGCGCGGGAACGTCGCCGACCACCTGACCAAGGACGTGCCGCCGTTCATGACCGGCAACTTCGGGGTGCGCGACGCCGGCTGGGGTGTGGTCGGCTGGTCGATGGGCGGAACCTGCGCGGTCGACCTGACCGTGATGCATCCCGAGTTGTTCAGCTCATTCGTCGACATCGCCGGTGACATCGGACCCAACGCCGGCACCAAGGACCAGACCATCGCCAGGCTCTACGGCGGAGACGCCGCGGCGTGGTCCACCTATGACCCGGCCACGGTGATCGACGAGCACGGCCGGTACCAGGGAGTGTCCGGCTGGTTCGTGATCTCCTCGGACGCCCCGAAAAAACGCGGGTCACACCCGGCCAATCCGGACGCCGTCGGCCTCGGCGGGCAGGACGCCGGAGGTAATCCGGGCGACCAGACCGAAGCCGCGCACACCCTGTGCGACCTGGGCCGCCGCCATGGCATCAGCTGTGCGATCACCGCTGTGCCGGGCAAGCACGACTGGCCGTTCGCCGAACAGGTGCTGACCACCACCTTGCCGTGGCTGGCGGGCGCCGTCGGCACCCCCGGGGTGCCGCAGGTGCCGCTGCCGTCCGGCGGTGCACCGCCGCCCGCGCCGACGGGCGCCGCGCCCCGCTGA
- a CDS encoding helicase-associated domain-containing protein, whose amino-acid sequence MTAAQTPGFPLGAWLSDLDDKGLIRLLELRPDLSQPPPGTIAALAARATSRQSVKAATDSLDFLRLAVLDALLVLHADTRPVPVSEVSDLLGERVGADDVTTALEDLRERALVWGDATVRVAPEAAAGLPWFVGQAAVEVSDRGADEIAALLEGLDEAQSDLLARLLEGSPMGRTRDAAPGTPPDRPVPRLVEAGLLRRIDDETVILPRVVGQVMRGEAPGPVELTAPALETTSTTPADVDAVAAGAAIDLLREIDLIIETLGSTPVPELRNGGLGVRDVKRLAKTTGIDEPRLGLLLELAAGAGLIAAGMPEPDPGDGTGPYWAPTVAADRFVESSTAARWHLLAATWLDLPARPALIGSRGPDNKPFAALSDSLYSTAAPLDRRLMLSVLAELPAGTGVDGPEAARAMVWRRPRWAARLQPATVSGLLAEAHSLGMVGRGAISTPARGLLAGDPDEDVLAAMEKALPKPLDHFLLQADLTVIVPGPLERDLAEHLAEVATVESAGAAMVYRISEPSIRRALDAGRTASELHTLFEKHSKTPVPQGLTYLIDDVARRHGQLRVGMATSFLRCEDPALLAQAVASPGADRLELRLLAPTVAVSQAPIADVLTVLREAGFAPAAEDSTGTVVDIRARGSRVVAPTRRRVYRPPTPPTAQTLGAIVAVLRKVASGPFASVRLDPAMAITQLQDAAINQTSVVIGYVDPAGVATQRVVSPINVRGGQLTAFDPAAGRVREFAIHRVTSVVSADTD is encoded by the coding sequence ATGACCGCCGCACAGACTCCCGGATTCCCGCTGGGTGCCTGGCTGTCCGACCTCGACGACAAGGGCCTCATCCGCCTGCTGGAACTGCGGCCCGACCTGAGCCAGCCGCCACCGGGAACCATCGCCGCGCTTGCCGCGCGCGCCACCTCACGTCAGTCGGTGAAGGCTGCCACCGATTCCCTGGACTTCCTGCGGCTGGCCGTCCTGGATGCGCTGCTGGTGCTGCACGCCGACACCCGCCCGGTCCCGGTGTCCGAGGTGAGCGACCTGCTGGGCGAGCGCGTCGGCGCCGATGATGTGACGACCGCGCTGGAGGATCTGCGCGAGCGGGCCCTGGTGTGGGGCGACGCGACCGTCCGGGTGGCGCCCGAGGCGGCCGCCGGTCTGCCCTGGTTCGTCGGCCAGGCCGCCGTCGAGGTGTCCGACCGCGGCGCCGACGAGATCGCCGCCCTGTTGGAGGGGCTCGACGAAGCCCAGAGCGATCTGCTGGCCCGGCTGCTGGAGGGCTCGCCCATGGGCCGCACGCGCGACGCGGCACCCGGCACCCCGCCCGACCGTCCGGTGCCGCGGCTGGTGGAGGCCGGGCTGCTGCGCCGGATCGACGACGAGACGGTGATCCTGCCACGGGTGGTCGGCCAGGTGATGCGCGGCGAGGCACCCGGCCCGGTGGAGTTGACCGCACCGGCACTCGAGACGACGTCGACGACGCCCGCCGATGTGGACGCGGTGGCTGCCGGTGCGGCCATCGACCTGCTGCGCGAGATCGACCTGATCATCGAAACCCTGGGCAGCACACCGGTTCCCGAGTTGCGCAACGGCGGTCTCGGGGTGCGTGACGTCAAACGCCTGGCCAAGACCACCGGCATCGACGAACCCCGGCTCGGGCTACTGCTGGAGCTGGCCGCGGGCGCGGGGCTGATCGCGGCCGGGATGCCCGAACCGGACCCGGGTGACGGCACCGGGCCCTACTGGGCGCCGACGGTGGCCGCCGACCGGTTCGTCGAGTCCTCCACCGCCGCTCGCTGGCACCTGCTGGCCGCAACCTGGCTGGACCTGCCGGCCCGCCCCGCACTGATCGGCAGCCGTGGGCCGGACAACAAACCCTTTGCCGCGCTGTCGGATTCGCTGTACTCGACCGCGGCGCCACTGGACCGCCGGCTGATGCTGAGCGTGCTCGCCGAGCTGCCGGCGGGCACCGGGGTCGACGGCCCCGAGGCAGCGCGAGCGATGGTGTGGCGACGGCCGCGCTGGGCGGCGCGGCTGCAGCCGGCCACCGTCAGTGGCCTGCTCGCCGAAGCGCATTCGCTGGGCATGGTGGGCCGCGGCGCGATCAGCACACCGGCCCGCGGCCTGCTGGCAGGCGACCCCGACGAGGACGTGCTGGCGGCTATGGAGAAGGCGCTGCCCAAACCGCTCGACCACTTCCTGTTGCAAGCCGATCTCACCGTGATCGTGCCCGGCCCGCTGGAGCGGGATCTGGCCGAGCACCTGGCCGAGGTGGCCACCGTCGAATCGGCGGGTGCGGCCATGGTCTACCGGATCAGCGAACCGTCCATCCGGCGTGCACTCGATGCCGGCCGGACCGCCAGCGAGCTGCACACCCTGTTCGAGAAGCACTCGAAAACCCCCGTGCCCCAAGGGTTGACGTACCTCATCGATGACGTCGCGCGCCGCCACGGCCAGCTGCGCGTCGGCATGGCCACGTCGTTCCTGCGATGTGAGGATCCCGCACTGCTGGCACAGGCGGTCGCGTCGCCGGGCGCCGACCGCCTCGAGCTGCGGCTGCTCGCCCCGACCGTGGCGGTGTCGCAGGCCCCGATCGCCGACGTACTCACGGTGCTGCGGGAGGCCGGGTTCGCTCCGGCCGCCGAGGACTCCACCGGCACCGTCGTCGACATCAGGGCCCGCGGCTCGCGCGTCGTCGCACCGACCCGCCGCCGCGTCTACCGGCCGCCCACCCCACCGACCGCCCAGACCCTCGGCGCGATCGTCGCGGTCCTACGCAAGGTGGCGTCCGGGCCGTTCGCCAGTGTCCGCCTGGACCCGGCGATGGCCATCACCCAGCTGCAGGACGCCGCGATCAACCAGACCTCCGTGGTGATCGGCTACGTCGACCCCGCCGGGGTGGCCACGCAGCGGGTGGTCTCCCCCATCAACGTGCGCGGCGGTCAGCTCACCGCATTCGATCCGGCCGCCGGGCGAGTGCGGGAGTTCGCCATCCATCGCGTCACGTCGGTGGTATCGGCCGACACCGACTAG
- a CDS encoding transglycosylase family protein → MSGRHRKPASASSAKNVAKIAFTGAVLGGSGLALAGQAMAATDGEWDTVARCESGGNWAINTGNGYHGGLQFSPSTWRSNGGGEYAPAAYMATKEQQIAVAERVLAGQGKGAWPVCGRGLSGSTPRNVVAEPAPAPLDAPAVNGELPPPPEAPAPAPEAAPMDAPLPPAPEALPPAPEAPAPEAAPMDAALAPAPEAAPIADAALQVPAPEAPAPAPEAPAPAPEAAPAPVQPVSYVDQIQQAIENQGLDGNVVING, encoded by the coding sequence ATGAGTGGACGGCATCGCAAGCCTGCTTCCGCATCCTCAGCAAAGAATGTCGCCAAGATCGCCTTCACCGGCGCCGTGCTCGGTGGAAGCGGCCTCGCACTGGCCGGACAGGCGATGGCCGCCACCGACGGCGAGTGGGACACCGTGGCTCGTTGCGAGTCCGGCGGCAACTGGGCGATCAACACCGGCAACGGCTACCACGGCGGGCTGCAGTTCTCGCCGAGCACGTGGCGTTCCAACGGCGGTGGCGAGTACGCCCCGGCGGCCTACATGGCCACCAAGGAACAGCAGATCGCCGTCGCCGAACGCGTGCTGGCAGGCCAGGGCAAGGGCGCCTGGCCGGTATGCGGCCGCGGCCTGTCGGGCTCCACCCCGCGCAACGTGGTCGCCGAGCCTGCTCCTGCCCCGCTGGATGCGCCCGCGGTCAACGGTGAACTGCCGCCGCCGCCCGAGGCTCCCGCCCCGGCTCCCGAGGCTGCCCCGATGGACGCCCCGCTGCCGCCCGCCCCCGAAGCGCTGCCGCCGGCCCCTGAGGCCCCGGCTCCCGAGGCCGCCCCGATGGACGCCGCGCTGGCCCCAGCTCCTGAGGCCGCCCCGATCGCCGACGCCGCGCTGCAGGTCCCGGCTCCTGAAGCCCCCGCTCCCGCCCCTGAGGCTCCGGCCCCGGCACCCGAAGCGGCTCCTGCCCCCGTGCAGCCGGTCAGCTACGTCGATCAGATCCAGCAGGCCATCGAGAACCAGGGCCTCGACGGCAACGTCGTCATCAACGGCTGA